The region TTGAAACTctatttattgttaatttatatTCTCCAGGTAGGAGAAGTGTGAAGTTGGCtgaatgacaaaaaataactttttctgTTTGCGAAAAAGTTACAAAGCTAAAACAAACTcagcttattttttaaaaaaaaaaatactttttatgtgtaattacattaaaaaaggcAAATCTTTAATTTGACAACTAAAGGTTTGTTTCTCTATCTGGCAATTGATAACAAACATAACTCTCTTTTGATGATGAATGTGGTTATTGCTTTGGAAATTTTCACTGATTATTCATTTACTGGTttactttattataaaaaaaacattgttaagTAATCACTTGATTAAAATTGCACGCTGTgtgaaaacaatatttgattttttatgtttttatgaaatgtgtatCGAAGAGTGATACgtcctttttaaaacattatgtgATTGATTGGGAAAATACTATACACAAACTTTACAAGAACAACATTGAGGAGTTTCCCTGTAACTCACCCAgatgtgtttaaaaataaactacacTAGCTATGAAGCTTTTGAGTGTTCTTTGTTGTTCAAGTAGAGTGTGGGTTTTTATCTCACTCAACATGTTCTTTTTAACTCTCTCccaaatttatctatttaaggaaaaatatatactgttacaaccattcatatttttttttatttcatttttaacgtaaatgtatacttttaaaatatgtatgaaCAGTAGTTTAGTTAGTGTAGTTATGTTCATTAATTAATCATGCCCATTAAAACTTTTCTATCAATCGTAATTTTTTAAGTAATAAGaacaacattttgtttaataaataaatacatatcacCCTTTCTGTTGTTGCgtaatacattattatttgcattcagttttatttcctttcggaacatacaaaacaacgttgttttaatgcaaatgtcaattgttgtttgattttccattTTTCCCCAATCGTCGCTTACTTATGAACTCTTCAATGGAAATATACAATATGCTATGAAACATTGTTTTTATGCCGAAGGAATGACCTCAAAGATAGTCTCGCCAAATCACAAATCATATCAGCTTCCAATTGAAATGACTTATTTAAAAGTACACACAAAACAAACAgtcttaaaatcatttttgcaaCTGATAATTTATTCTGGAAAACGTCCATGAagtcaaattttgatcagatgacttgagaaaaatatatatcaatatgttttttgttttgttgtgttttttcgttttttttctttttttttttttgttctctttttttcgggagggggggggtaaCATTGCATTCACTTGACACTATTCATTCCAGGATAGCTACCAGTGTAATGTGTTAACATTTAAGTGCGTGCACTCAAGTCCAATTTTGATCAGATGacttgagaaaaatatatatcaatatgttttttgttttgttgtgttttttcggggtttttgggttttttttattctcttttttcgGGAGGGGGGGGTAACTTTGCATTCACTTGACACTATTCATTCCAGGATCATTACCAGTGTAATGTGTTAACATTTAAGTGCGTGCACTCAAGAGTATATTTCCGGTATTGTTTAGTAGTGGAATATAACGATTATGAATGAGTTTAACTGTATTGCTGTCGTTTTATCACtagaatgaaaacaaaagtgGAGCTATGAAATTATCAATGACCAGTTTCATTGAGACATTATAACGTTTCTATATATTGTAATACACTCTACATTAAAATTATACACTCTTCATGATAATAATTGTTATTTCTGCACTAGTATTGTACCTCGGATTCTCCGTTTTCAAAAACAAACTTCATTTTCGTTAGCTCAACACCTGACTGAAGCTACACTGTGTTTGCTTTTTTATATAAGCTAATGAAAACGTGTCCCAGTATGCAACAGTTGAACATATGTTCAAAACAACAGTGTCCCAAAGGAATTATGTTGATATTTATCTTTTACATCATACGCCATATCATAACATAACAGTGATATCTTATAGCATaacattggaatctcataccataacATACAACCTTGTAGATTCTCATTCGTCATTTTATACCGTAGCACAGCATACAACATAACTTTAACttggttttaaattatttttttaaagaatatatgtTCACTTTGCAGATTAGTGGTGAACTTTGGCTTCGTATCATTTTATTCCGAAATgtttggaactcttctgtgtatggaagCGTTTTGTTCAAATTTCATAGCATTgcgttcaaatctcatagcatatcttTAAAACCGcatatcatagcatagcatcaattgtaaaagatatgcatgaaatgactgtaagaCAAATGTTTAGTTACACAGCTGCCTGTATTTACCACATAGTCTATGAACTGGAAATCTATTTGTACGTATCCAACATTTATATCAGAAGGGACTTTATTCTCAGAAACAGCAACCTTATAAGAAACACTATAGCTGCTGTTTTTCTACTGTCATGTACATGGACAATGTGTAATCTACTACAACAAGAGACTACCAGGAGTTATCTTCCATGGAGGgttttctgttgttttttttacaggaaGATTTGTGAAGTAGACCTGTGCTGTGTGTGTTATTTATTTCTTGTAAATTCAATTTACTTTAATCGCAAACTACTTGTACACCGTGTTACAAAGCCAAGGGCACCAAACCTACTGTCTTGGAGATGTTATACATCACTCTACTGCCAATATTTACCACACAACCTACTAACCGGGCATTTATTTGTACGTATCTTACATTTATATCAGAGAGGACTTCATGTCTCAAGAACAACAGCTCAACAAGAAACACAATATCTGCTGTCTTCACCACCACCTGCCCTGTACATGAGCAGTTcgtcatctactacaacgagAGACCACCAGGAGTTATCTTCCATGAAGAGTATTATGGCTATATGCAGGCAGGACTGTGGAGTGaatgttatttatttcttttacattgCATTCACTTTAAGCAATGACTGCTCTTTagacttttttatttattgatgtaTCCCTTACAAACAAATGTAAACTAACAGGTcgttttttgacaaaatatgtagaaaaaaattacaataaagcATGATTACAGGAAAGAAAAATAGCCCATGTACACCATACAAGTATCTGTGTTTATaagaagaaagaagaaaaaatacatctccttgtattgatattttacataGTGGTTTGACGGATCTAACGAATTTAACTCATAAACTTAGAGTGGATACTCaatatttatagaaataaacaaccacatattacacacattttacatatcCGTAAATGCAAAGAAACATAATTCATACAAAAATTAATACCCCCTCTCTTGAGGGATGCATGTCCtgagagtgtttatttattctttattcaaaaatttctcTGAACGAAAATCCACTTGTGGTTCATGATTTATAAACTAAAGACATAAAACACATGGATCACATACGAACCTGACTAGCAAAACCCCTACAACTTCGGCTGTAATTCCTATTCATCAATCTACATGGTCTCCGAGGACAATCTTCCCTTTGTTTATATCCTTGTTAGCTTTTTCTTTCTtggccaaatctgtcaaacttaACGGTATTACAGGTATACCTATCTTTCTCATCGTCGCCCTTGTTGTTGTGGTAGACTGAGCGTGGTATCACGTGGCCGATTTAAGGCGGGGTTTATTCAAATGCTGTATTTATTGTCGACgcgaaaataattataactagatgctgtcattagacagtaatacccgcaccaagtgtttgcccctaaataacactgttttgtaccagtttaattaaaaatgaaggccacatgcaagttccggtaatatatttaacaattataattttcataactgagggatgagatcccttcccatatgataatacacatgagcaccACTATATGTGCAATTTGGATTTGAACTATTTGCAGttaattttcagttaatcaataatctaaacatttcatgtcacagaaagtataatggtctatataattattacaaacaaaattaaaaatcaaattatgccccctccccgtggcggttgccagttttagatttgcttctgtgttcctgcatgtacatcatcgtgtgcataGATTTAGAAGGAGTGGGaatgaggggtccagaccccccccccctatgaAAAATCATTGTTATCAATAGTACAATAACCAAAAATACACTTTGAACctcaatgctcttacagacaggTAAGcgctctaacccactgcgcttcaatgttaggtaacattgtTTTTGGggtaattatttatttgatatttatactgtattgtttatttcaataggaatcatacatcacaatatgcaggtgtccgcACTCCCTAAAGCTGTtctttacctaataaaatattgCAAGTGGacttgatgaataggtgaccgTCATAAAATATACacgcatgttacaaataactgatctttgtctgaagttacgtacacaacacagatatgcaggtctcattagcgggtactagttttacccagctcttcgattagatgggttcacgttttaacatacatgtatgtgttttccatatgcagaaaaggattagttaagatcagcaaAAGGagttcattattgtgttttaattggattatcattatgatgttgaccaatataggtaagcataatacatgtagtagcagtagcacaatataatgagatgccagcatacataagttctactttcactttctaaatgtgatctccctttgacagcatactctatcatcatcttttaatatttaaataagcttatcatcgctACCTATCATattgcatttgtaaagtttctgtcatttaaattgcaaaagttatttttttcatttgtcagacttgcactattgagttgaccccatattgaccctgtataaacaatttcgtaTTACATTTGTGTATtgcatgtaagtaagtgtagacacttatcatttttttataagtCATAATAGGAaagaaggagtatttctttcttagtgtattataatgcatcaaatacaatataggtcatgaccttatggggcTGTTCTGACCCCaagaaacaggaaaatacaaaatatcttctaatgtcattatgatgcatcaaatggtgtaaagtacatttatGACCCTCAGGTGTTCTCTTTACTTTAATTCTCTctttgaattaagcaatttccaaaatgttaatgtgcatcaggagagaaaagGCAATCAAGAACTGATTTAAAACTTGCTACTGTACATGCACATGTaggaatgtattaagaagactgaatctttagaatTAGGTAAGATTGGgtggggggtgaatgtggagtataaacatttataatttgaatcatttattgttatttattctaacttgtcaatgaatactatttattgatcccaaggtagaaatatgacctctgatcatatctcaatagatcatttgtcaattatgcaaggtgtaatgtatgtaatgtaattttttttaagaataacaatttttaccagtttataaaagcttttagacacccaaattatattttgattttaatagatcattcgacaattaaaggggggggggggcagtttatattttgagtttgtttgggggtgagggttccaagtcatatatttgacaatctttttatgtaatttaaaataagattaagccatactacagtcatgaacatgaatattatagaacaaaacacaaactaatacatgtatatatacataagaagtattacaaaacatagatgattgattgattgatctgggttcttaaattgaatcatatatcatgtacatattatattattgcatgtttctttgttcaaggcatttcagatggtatgtaggtcatgatcccaagtgctcttcctgaaattatcaaatatcataaaaaccattgagatccccaccttaatccaaagatattattcctccttaggtcatggtgcatcagatcattatggcatgtaagtcatgaacCTAAGGGCTCATCCTGACATCCTTAGAataagaaattgtcaattatctttaaattatagGGTCTGTAAGTCCCATTtggtttcactttcgctttacCACTTCCGGGTACCTCTACTCGGTAAACAAATAGagaaataatattgtatattgttTTGCCATCGGTTGCACACACAAGACCGGTAAAAAGTTGCAGTGCAATTTATACCGATTTCCGACCGACGTCAGGGAAAGGAAACGATGGGCTGAACGATGTAGGTAAGTAatcataacaaaatatatatctgaAAAGTCAAAGAGTTGCAGACGTCAACAGGTCAAAACTAACGAACAAAAAACCCctattaaattgattaaaaggtttaaataaatgattgatTAAAGATTTCATTTGAGTTTAATGCACAATTAAGAATACTTTAGCCTAAACATTTTACTTATCGTTAAAACACGTAATTTTAGGAGAGCAGACAGAGGTTATAATCCAAATGACAGGGTTTGCAGCTGCCATTTTCTCGATGGCAAGAAAGAGAATGGACCAACTATATTCAGTTATAGTAAAAACTTTGGATGTTTTCCAGATGTAGCCATACCAAAAAGGTTTCAGAAAATCCGCAGTTccacaaaatacaaatatttcattacCAGTTAtactacatatatatacatgtatgattacaTTAAAGAAACAGATTGtgttatcatatattatatatatttataaaacatgtttacatgtaaactgTAATGCAAAAGATAAATGTGAAGATATAATGTCAGATTTAAGTACATGCAGGTTATCCATCTACAATGAATATGCACATGAATATTGTATGTTTGTAATGATCTGATTGAACATTCATTTTACATACTGGTGcgtgcattaaaaaaatattttattgaaaattcacAAGAAGAAAATGCAATACTACAGCAGCATCAAGTGAAAAGGCAGATCGTGTAATATGCTAGTCTCTTATTTCTTCATAGACGCAAAATTATGAAACCGGCTGTGGGAAATATCTGCTTCAAACATAGATGTGGGAGCTGAGGCTGAAGTTGAGGCCAATTCCAATAATACTGTACCAGACAGCATAACTGTACTTCATGATCACGAGTATGCAACTTCAAGTCCTCAACATAATAAAGGTACCGACATGGTGTAAAATGTGTTATCACAACCAAATACAaatgcatgtacaatgtacatatatacgACAAGTACTTTTACATTAAACAGAAAATGTGATACTCCTTTATCTGTGTTTTTATGCTTCCAAGCAAAGTGTTTCTATgtgtttgtatatttataaacatgcatACTAGGGActttatatattgtaaacagTTGTTATTCTTCCAGCATCCCTTAAACATATGGAAGAGGAATTAGTAAAGTTGCAGCAAGAAATTAACATGCTCAAGCTTAAAAAACCGTCCATGACAATTGGGAACATAATTGATGACCCTGAAAAGGTATGTTACAATGAAAACTATAGATTTTTGCAGTACTTGTATAAAGATTTCCTTATTGGCTTgcatatttgaaaacattattCAACAGTATTTTAATAACATAAATGTgattgttgttgttggtttctTTTTGTACAGATGCTGCTGTATACATCATTTTCTGCAGATACCTTTTACATTTTGGAGAACCTCGTGGAGAGAATGGGCTGGTTCAATTATTATGGTGGTTGGACTGTGGTGAACTTCAGTGTCAGTGATCAGTTGTTGATGACATTAATGAAGTTACGACTCACCTGCAGGGACCTTGATTTAGCAGAGAGGTTCAACACTAGTCGTGCTACCGTGTCCAATATTATCAACACATTTGTGCATGCCCTGCATGACATTTTGTTTGTTGCCAAGGATCAATGCCAAAGTCATTTGAAGAATTTTCATCGGCTAGAATTGCAATGGACGCCACAGAAGTAACACAAGACATCCCAACAGATATGAATAGCCAGTCACTGGCAAACAGTAACTACAAGAGTCGCCAGACAGTAAAGGCTTTAACTTGTGTTGCACCTAATGCTGCTCTTGTGTTCTGTTCCGATCTTTATCCTGGATCAACCTCAGACTCCGCAATAGTGGACCATTGTGGCATATTAGGGAAGCTGTAAGCTGGTGATATGATCCTGGCTGACAAAGGATTCAACATTTTTGACAAACTTCCAAATGGTGTCACCCTAAATATCCCGCCTTTCCTCACTAGCAAATCACATTTCACCAAGGAAGAAGCTCAACTGTGCTATGAAATAGGCAGAAGCAGAATCCATGTGGAGCGGGCAAATGAGAGAATAAAGAACTTTGAAATTCTGAGCCATATTCCATCACAGTATAGACACCTATCCACTAAAATATTTCAACTTTGTGTGGCCCTTGTTAATTTACAGGCTCCCCTTTTGAAAGAGATTGCAGAAAAGTATGACATTGAAGAACCTATTTAGTAGGTCAATGCTTATGTTAATAAATGCATATCTAGAATTTGCAACCCTCTAGTTAACAAAGTGTACTATATTTTCTATGCATATGTACATGTGAGATTATAAAGTTTAGATTCTATGTTTAATTAATTCTATTGGTAAGGCATCGTCACAAACAAAGGCCAATATGTACATCATGTCATAAGAAAAAACTATGCAAACTCTGTATCGTGGCTTGTGGTTTGATTAACTAAAGTGACTGAACctttttctcatttattttgtttatttattataccACAGACATGTAGACAAAGAATAACAGACAAAATGAATCATAAACTAGGCAGAAACACTTTATAATAAAACTCGATCATGTTCAAGATGTTTGATGACCATGATGCATCTTTCTCGATACGAACAACTTGAATGTCTGCCTGAGTCCACACTACTAAGTCACAGCACTGTGTTCCTGTCAGGTACAACTGTCCTTGGATCTGGTGCCAATAATCATGTTGTGTTCTGAGGTGAAGTGAATTATCACTTGGATTACAATCTAGAAATGGGAAGTGTCATTTCATATATTGGTTACATGTAGAATAGCAGTGACAGCATGTAAATAAGAGGTTAAGGCATAAATGTACTTCAATATTCAGAATGAAGTGCAAGTTATTGAAATGTTACCATGaacatttttgataatatttcatCAATGAATCTTCAATAAAGCTCAAATAggacacatacatgtaaattttcatataaGTACATTTGcattacaatatatttattaataaatgtgcACAATTCAAGATTAAATCCCCATACAATATAACTTTATTGGTTTTTTAGCTAGCTTACCAAGAAAGAAATCCTTcacatttgaacaaacttcttTGATTGTCATTGATCTGGCGGAAAATGGACATTTCACCTCAACAATGTCAGCTGACAGCAATGTTGAGTTCTTTTCTTGTTGATGGACTCGTTCAGTGATGTTCTTTGGATTTCCTTGAACAAAGCCATCTGGAGAGGCTCCAAGTACCCCAGACTCATGAAGCCAAATtcctacaaaaatatttaataatggttattcaaattattaaagGAATTGTATGTGTTTGGGAACAATATATGCAGTGCTGTATTTAGTTTTTAGTACTTTCAGATGATGTGTCTTAAACATATAAAAGCAGGGATTGCTGTCAATAATAAGGTTATCTAGAATTAAtggtaaataataatttaacattttttaacaatttataattgcACAAATATAATGACAATTTCAAACAAACTCAATAAACTATTATATCCTTAAAAAACTTACCTGTCTCTAAAACATTCACTTCAAAGACCTTGCAGTATTCTTGTATTGCAGTCTTCTCATGGGCAAGTCCCCATTGGATTGGTGCTCTTTTTTCCAAGTTGTATGCACTCAGTAGTCTTTTTTTCAAGGACATGTTGAACCTAAAATATTTCGAATGGATTTTGAAATGATCTAAATCTTGTTATTAAAAAACACATactctaaaataaaataaaactactgtagttttatcatttattgaatagcacaatattgtatcaattttatttttattttgttttaagtagatcattaaaatgaagaaatcaTCGAAGTAAGTTTTTGTAccgttcttaatacatgtattattattcttcgtcttcttcttttttcctGCTATGAACTTGTTTCTAGAGATgcctgaacagaattgtacaaaactctatgATATGATAGGcatgcatatctagttgtgcaccctggtttgattatTCTCATTTTAGGTTAGACAATCACttttcgagggggggggggtcaaaagggtgtggggtctaacattgaaccttgtaggaagaatcgtagactctgttgtaaatggtaacttgaaaacggacaaagataataatatagggttttcataatcatatatagaccgttactggcaatatatagggtttattagatatgacccctggggtcatccccaccccccaggaatttgaaattaccatatatctcagaaactgttataatcatgacccctaaaccatatatatatatattcatgtttctgatatcaaggggcatcaaatgttatgtaggtcatgggccctgtaggtggtcctgacccccacaaacagcaagtccctttatatcttcaaaacagttgagatccttacccttaaaccatatatattcttgttccttgtgtcaagggacATCAAAccgtatgtaggtcatg is a window of Crassostrea angulata isolate pt1a10 unplaced genomic scaffold, ASM2561291v2 HiC_scaffold_110, whole genome shotgun sequence DNA encoding:
- the LOC128169245 gene encoding uncharacterized protein LOC128169245, giving the protein MSLKKRLLSAYNLEKRAPIQWGLAHEKTAIQEYCKVFEVNVLETGIWLHESGVLGASPDGFVQGNPKNITERVHQQEKNSTLLSADIVEVKCPFSARSMTIKEVCSNVKDFFLDCNPSDNSLHLRTQHDYWHQIQGQLYLTGTQCCDLVVWTQADIQVVRIEKDASWSSNILNMIEFYYKVFLPSL